Below is a window of Bradyrhizobium sp. SZCCHNS1050 DNA.
CCGTCGGTCGCAACAGCATCGCCCGCTCGATGGCCGGCAGTGCCTCGGGCCCGAGCCAGACGAGATAGGAGCCGTCGATGAGAGGGCCGCTCTGTCCTGCCTCACGACTATGGGAGACATTGAAGTCTGCGATCGGTCGGTCGAAATTGATCAGCGCACAGCCGTAGATGGTCGCCGAGAGCACCAGCAGGTTCATACGGATGAGCCATGCGTTGGACTTGTCGAGAGCGATCCTGAGCACGATGAGGATCAGGCCGATCGCAACCAGGATCATCCATATCAGGGCCGCGATTCGCCAATAGGTCAGAGCATAAGTCTCGATATACATGTGAAGCCGTTGAATCGAGGACACGACCAGCATCACGTTCTGAGCCACCCAGAGATAGACCAGCGGCCGGACCAGTCGCGACTCGTTTGCCGTGGTCTCGGAGCGGACGGCGACGATGACGAAGGCAGCCGCGAGCAGCGCCGTGACGATCAAGGGGTAGGCGCCTCGGTGCGCATAGGTCGCATAGGTCATGCCGTCCGGAAGCGCAGCATGTCCCCACAGATATGCGCCGTCGAGCGCCGTCTGGAGGGCAAACAGGATGTTGAACAGGATCAGCGCCCGGATCACGGTTTCAGGGCCGAGCACGGTCGTCAGGATTGACGGCTGATCGGGCTCGCTTTCGATCGGTGGGCTCGAGGTCTTGGTCCGCTCGCGCCAGCGAAGGTTGACGAATGGCCAGACCATGGACAACGTCACGAGCCAGAAGATCGCGTGCCCCATCGTGAGTTGGGAGGCGACGCGCTCGGGACTGAGGACGGCGAACCACCGCTCAATGACTGGATTGGCTGCTGCGAACAGAGCCAAGAACACGCAGCCGAGTGCCAGCGGGATGCTCCAGACAACGAGAGTTCGCGTGATCATGTTCGTGCGCAGCGTCACGATCGCATCAGGTATCAGTCGAAACGGCCCGATCAGGAGCAACTGCCGCGCGGCGGTCAGCGGAAGCCGGAAGCCGCGCGCGGATCGGTTGGTCGCCAGCGTGATAGCCGACAGCGTCGTGAGCAGCAGGACAGGAAAAGAAAGCAGGTTCAGCTCCTCGATGGCGGGAGCCAGGCCGGCAACGAAGAGAACTGCAGCTCCGACCAGACGGTTTCGATCGGTCTTGGCAAGATTGGCGAGAATGCTCGCTGCGGCGAGCGCGGCGAAAAACAGCGGGAATGCCAGGCCGATCGGCCGGCCGTTGTAGAGCAGCGTGTCGGCGAGGCCGACGAGGCCGGCAGTGATGGCGAATTTGAGCCACATGGAATCGGGCGCGACGGGCGCAGCCGTCGGCTCGGCGAGAGTCGTCATGGAGGAATCCTTGGTTTGGGTCATCGTTCGGGCCGGGAGGCACAAGCCGATGAGCCAAGCATGACGCCTGCCCATGCAGCAGCTCACGAGGGGATCTGCAGCATTTCAGGATTTGTTTGCAGATTTCGTGCAGACGCGATTCCACATCTGGCGCAGGGAAAACGTGGTTGTTACGGCAATGGCCGTCTTTCCCCTCGGATGATCGGCTGCACACATGCTCGGACTTATCAGGACCGCGGTTCTCTGGATCCTCGCTCTGCTCTTCATTTTCGTCACGCTGAACAGCAACGAGCCCTATCTGGTTCGGCTGCGGGGCAGCGGCCACGCAGCCCTGCTCCTCATCGGGCTTGCCGTTCCGCTGCTGCTGATGCTCGGCGGTCGGTGGCGGCGGGGGCCCGCCGGACGCGCTCTGGTCGTAGCATGGTGCGTTCCGCTGATCATGCTGACGTCGACGCAGTTCATGTTTGCCTGGCGCAAGTACGAGACGTTCCGGACGCCCCCCGACGTGGCGCATCTGCTCGGCCGGCATTTCATCGTCGGTTACACGGCCGTCGATGACGCAGCCGCGTTGGCCCGGCAGGGGTTGATCGCGGGCGTCTATGTGACACACCACAACATCCGCGGCCGGACCGAGCCTCAGCTGCGCGCCGAGATGGCGCGATTGCAGGACGCGCGCCGGAGTGCCGGGCTGCCGCCTCTGCTGGTTGCGGCGGATCAGGAGGGAGGCGCCGTCGCACACCTGTCTCCGACCCTGCCGAACATGCCCGGCCTCGCAACGCTGGCCGATCTGCCGGCCTCGCGGCGCGCGCAGGATGCGTTCGCGATGGGGCGCGCCCAGGGTGAGGCTCTCGCGGCTGCCGGCATCACCTTCAATTTGGCTCCGGTCGTCGACCTTCGCCCGAGCTGGACACGCAACCGACTGGACTTTCACACCTTGATCGGCCGCCGCGCGATCTCCAACGATCCCGCGGTGGTTGGCGACATTGCGCTCGGTTACGTCCGTGGCCTGGAAGCAAGCGGTGTCCGCGCGGCCGTCAAGCATTTCCCTGGTCTGGGGCGCGTCGCAGCCGATACGCATCATTTCTCGGCACAGCTCGGCACGCCGGCAGATGTCTTGGAACGGTCGGATTGGCGGCCGTTCCGACAGGTGCTGCAGGGCTCGCACGCGGCGATGATGGTCGGTCACGTGACGGTCGATGCGATCGATCCAGAGCGGCCTGCCTCACATTCCAAAGCCGTGCTCGAGGGACTCATTCGCGGCCGCTGGAACTATCAGGGCGTGATCGTGACGGATGATCTCGTGATGGGGGCGATCTACGGCCGCGATCTCTGCAAAGCTGTCGTGGAGGCTCTCAACGGCGGCGCCGATCTGTTGCTGGTGGCCTATGACGGCACCCAGTTCCACCGCGCGCTCGCCTGCGCCAAGGAGGCTCTGGCGGAAGGACGCATCGACCTCGATGCAATCAGCAGGAGCGATGAGCGACTGAAGCGCTGGGCGCCGACGGTTGACAAATCACAGCCGTCGAATGTGTCTACGGTTATGCAACAGCCTGGAGGCGTGCATCAGAAGATCGTGGACTGAATGGCAGCGAGCCCTCAGCGCGGGCCATTGCCGGTCCAGTTGCGCCAAGCGACATTCGAGAGGCTTCGCAGGTCGGTCGCTAGCGGGCGTCGCGTCTGCTTGTCGTGCTGAGCGATGAGGTGCTCGGATTCGCGGATCTTGACCTGGAGTTCCGCAACCTGCCGCTTGGTCTGTTCAAGCGCCTTCGCATCGGCGCTCTCGCCCACCGTGAACCGCGCCGTCTCGATCTGTTTCAAGGTCGCGCGATTCTTTTTGAGCTGGGCGCGATGCCAGGCAACCTTGCTGTCACTGTCCGCAACCATGGTGGACTCCCGCGAAATGCCGCGGAGACTAAACGACCGATTTCTGATTCGCGACAGCTTCGGACCGGCATCGCCAACATTGGAATACCGATCTGCCGGCCCATCGGCCTGGTGAGTCGAATATGCCGGTTCAATCCAACCCTGCGGTGCGTCTCATCTCATCAATCAGTTCGGACGCTTCAGCCTTCGTCATCTCCGCTCGCGTGGGATCGGATCGGCCAGCCTGCTCGCTGAGCGTTCTCAAGTAGGAAGCTTGGGCATCCGTCATGGATCGGCTCCGGACACCCAGTCCTCGGGATCTTTCTGCAGCTGTTCGGGCATGGGGATCTCCCGTTGTTGCCCGGCTTCAACGGGAAAGCTTGCAAAGTGTTCCTATTTTGTTCTATTGTGCGATCCTACTCTTGCTCGGGTGCTTCATGCGCGATCTATGTGTGGTTCGAGCCGAAATCGACCGTATGCGTCTCCGGGTCGGGCGGCAGCGCCGTGAAATCGTGCAGCTACGGCGAGCTCGGGCCTCGACGGCGGCCGCCGAAGTGCTTCTGCACCACATGCTGGAGACGCTTGACCGGCTGCGGCAACAGCGAGAGCGGCTCAAGCTGGAGGAAGCGAGCCGACTGCCTCGCAAGCAGCGCGGCGCCCGGCGCGCATGAGAGGCTGGCGGTAAGGCCGAGCGATCCGCCGCTCGTCCGTAGTCCGATGATCAGGCCAGGAACCGACATGGCCGACGATCACCTGAGCCGCAAAGGCCAACCTGCGCCGGGTCATGAGGACGTCCGCATCTTCAATTTGGCCGGTGAGGAGAAAGATTGGTCGGTAGTCCGGCTCCCTCGATCAGCATCGGGCGTGTGAGCTTCGGGCAATACGATGTCCGGCGGCGCGGCGGTAAGCTCTTCCGGTGTGGCCTCGCATGATTTGATCTCGAAATTGTTGTCGAGGATTTTCTCGCCATGCGTGCCGAGCGTGATGAGATCGGCCTGTTCCGCGGCCTCCCAGACCTCGCGCTCGGTGCGAAACGGGCGGGTCATCTGTTCGTCATTCTCAAACAATGCGTAGGGCACGAGCGCCTCCAGATTGCGATCCGCCGATGCAGCGATGCCGTGCCGCTCGACGCCGCCCATCCATTCAAGGCAGGGACGTCCAAACAAACGGCGCCATAGGCAGGCTGGTTCCACCCAGGCGAGCGCTGACTCGATCGACCAGTTGTGACGATCCGCCCGGCCTGCCAGGCGGAACATGGAGGCCAGCGCGAGGTTGCCGGCGGTGTCGAATGGCCAGGAGACTCCAATGGATATCAAGGGAAAGAAGATCGCGATCCTCGCAACCAACGGGTTCGAGCAATCCGAGCTCGAAGTGCCGCGCGATCGTCTCAAGCAGGCGGGCGCGACCGTCGAGATCATCTCGCTCGCGCCGGGCGAGATCAAGGGCTGGGATGAGAAGGACTGGGGACGGACCGTCAAGGTCGACAAGACGTTGGACCAGG
It encodes the following:
- a CDS encoding DUF4173 domain-containing protein, which translates into the protein MTTLAEPTAAPVAPDSMWLKFAITAGLVGLADTLLYNGRPIGLAFPLFFAALAAASILANLAKTDRNRLVGAAVLFVAGLAPAIEELNLLSFPVLLLTTLSAITLATNRSARGFRLPLTAARQLLLIGPFRLIPDAIVTLRTNMITRTLVVWSIPLALGCVFLALFAAANPVIERWFAVLSPERVASQLTMGHAIFWLVTLSMVWPFVNLRWRERTKTSSPPIESEPDQPSILTTVLGPETVIRALILFNILFALQTALDGAYLWGHAALPDGMTYATYAHRGAYPLIVTALLAAAFVIVAVRSETTANESRLVRPLVYLWVAQNVMLVVSSIQRLHMYIETYALTYWRIAALIWMILVAIGLILIVLRIALDKSNAWLIRMNLLVLSATIYGCALINFDRPIADFNVSHSREAGQSGPLIDGSYLVWLGPEALPAIERAMLLRPTDRGLASDRDRLLEQQESSMASWRSWSFRGWRLQRYLDTHPVSQKPS
- a CDS encoding glycoside hydrolase family 3 N-terminal domain-containing protein — protein: MLGLIRTAVLWILALLFIFVTLNSNEPYLVRLRGSGHAALLLIGLAVPLLLMLGGRWRRGPAGRALVVAWCVPLIMLTSTQFMFAWRKYETFRTPPDVAHLLGRHFIVGYTAVDDAAALARQGLIAGVYVTHHNIRGRTEPQLRAEMARLQDARRSAGLPPLLVAADQEGGAVAHLSPTLPNMPGLATLADLPASRRAQDAFAMGRAQGEALAAAGITFNLAPVVDLRPSWTRNRLDFHTLIGRRAISNDPAVVGDIALGYVRGLEASGVRAAVKHFPGLGRVAADTHHFSAQLGTPADVLERSDWRPFRQVLQGSHAAMMVGHVTVDAIDPERPASHSKAVLEGLIRGRWNYQGVIVTDDLVMGAIYGRDLCKAVVEALNGGADLLLVAYDGTQFHRALACAKEALAEGRIDLDAISRSDERLKRWAPTVDKSQPSNVSTVMQQPGGVHQKIVD